A window of the Wolbachia endosymbiont (group A) of Pogonocherus hispidulus genome harbors these coding sequences:
- the coxB gene encoding cytochrome c oxidase subunit II: MVKLFALLIIFYSNISVASAPTSWQFGFPAPATEVMEAVVRSHSFVMVVMVAIMLFVWALLAYVVFRFRKSKVANVSQTNHNVLLEIVWFVIPTIIVGILAFENAKLLKLQEEIPKADITLKIIGHQWYWSYQYPEYQGVSFDSYIKGKEDFIEGDLKLFSVDNNIVLPVNANVRLQVTAGDVIHSWGVPAFGVKIDAIPGRLNEAWFNIKKPGVYYGQCYELCGQGHGFMPIVVEAVSKEDFNKWIENRKLVS; the protein is encoded by the coding sequence ATGGTGAAGTTATTTGCACTATTGATAATATTTTACTCAAATATATCTGTTGCCTCTGCTCCTACTTCCTGGCAATTTGGATTTCCTGCTCCTGCAACTGAAGTAATGGAGGCTGTAGTTAGGTCACATTCGTTTGTAATGGTTGTGATGGTTGCAATAATGCTTTTTGTGTGGGCGCTGCTTGCTTATGTAGTATTTCGCTTTCGTAAAAGCAAAGTGGCAAACGTAAGCCAAACTAACCACAATGTCCTTTTAGAAATTGTTTGGTTTGTTATACCAACGATTATTGTTGGAATATTAGCCTTTGAAAACGCTAAATTACTGAAGCTACAGGAAGAAATACCGAAAGCTGATATAACACTGAAAATTATTGGCCATCAATGGTATTGGAGCTACCAATATCCAGAATATCAAGGTGTGTCATTTGATAGTTATATTAAGGGAAAAGAAGACTTTATCGAAGGAGATTTAAAGCTATTCTCTGTTGATAACAACATCGTTTTACCCGTTAATGCTAACGTTCGTTTACAAGTTACAGCAGGAGATGTGATACACAGCTGGGGAGTACCAGCTTTCGGTGTAAAAATTGATGCGATACCAGGTAGGCTGAATGAGGCGTGGTTTAATATCAAAAAGCCTGGTGTTTATTACGGGCAGTGCTACGAATTGTGTGGTCAAGGCCATGGATTTATGCCAATTGTTGTTGAAGCAGTAAGCAAAGAAGATTTTAATAAGTGGATTGAAAATAGAAAATTAGTGAGTTAA